Genomic DNA from Paucilactobacillus hokkaidonensis JCM 18461:
TTACCATTATAGTGTCGTTACTCTTTACTATGATTTGCATGCTTTTATATCATATGTTTGGTCGTGTGGGAGTATTATTCGCGGTCTTGCTGGCATTAATTCAAGTAATTGTAACTGGCCAAGTATTTCCAAATGCAATGTTATCCGGATTCTATCAAGCCGTCGGCAGTATTTTGCCAATGACTTACGCAATTCATGGCTTTGAAGCTTTGATCAATGTTGCTGGTTACAGCGTCTGGGGTGCAATTGCACTGTTGATTATTTTCACTGCTGTGTTGGGTGGAATTGCTTATCTGATTGATTTGGTATTGAAACGGCGAAGTGATAATGTGGATTTACCAGGAAATGATGAGTAATGGTTTAACCATACTTTCTATTTAAAACGTGCTCGCGACCACACTCACTTCGCTACGATGTCGATTGTACTATGCCGAAAACCGGCAAGTACAAGTCGCAGATGACTACATGTAACAATAAAATGGTACTTAGGAATGGTCACAAGTCGACCATTCCTAAGTACCATTTTTTCGTTACATTCCGTCGTCTAACCGTGGTCATTTGCACTCTGACCAAATTTTATAGTGTATTTAATGCTCTTTAATGTAATTAGTTTGCATTTAATGCTAAAATTTGTATAATGTTAGTCAACATTAGTCAAAGAATGGGGAATCAGTGATGGAAGGTCAAAATATTTCAGATATCATTGAGCAATATCTCAAGAGTATTTTATCTGATTCTGAGCACGTGGAAATTCGACGGTCTGAGATCGCCAATTTGTTCGACGTCGTCCCATCACAAATTAACTATGTGATTAAAACTAGGTTTACCATTCAAAATGGATACTTAGTGGAAAGCAAACGTGGTGGTGGCGGCTACATCAGAATTGAACGAGTTAATTTACTTGATGATGTTGGTGTATTAAATACACTCATTTCGGTGATTGGTGATGAGATCAATGAGCACGACGCTGTCTCAATTATTCAAACATTGTATGATGAAGACGTGATTAGCCGACGTGAAGCCGACTTAATGGCGGTGATGGTCTCAAAAGAAACCCTGGCATTAGCTGATCGGCAAGTTGCTAATGTGTTACGGGCGCATGTATTAATTTCACTATTGAACCGGCTACGTTACGAGAGTTAGAAAGAGGGGCATTGCGATGAACAACCTATTTACACCAAGTGCAAAAAATGTTTTGGTATTAGCTCAAGAACAAGCTAAGTACTTTAAGCACCAAGCAGTGGGTACAGAACATCTATTATTAGCATTAAGCATTGAACAAAATGGCATCGCAAATAAAGTATTACAACAATTTACGGTTACTGAAGATGACATTCGAGAAGAAATTGAACGATTTACCGGCTATGGCACACTAAGCAATGTCGATAAGGATACTTATCTTCCTTATTCACCAAAGGCCAAAGAAGTGTTAGCAGTTGCTGGGGATGAGGCTAAACGTTTGGGAGCCGTTAAAATCGGTACTGAACATCTGTTATTGGCTTTATTAAGTGATGAAAGCATTTTGTCTTCACGTATTTTGATGAATTTAAACGTTGACTTGGTGCAAACACGCAAGATTATTTTGCGTCGTTTAGGGGTTACCGATACACCCAAACGTCACCAAGCTAATCGGGCTAAGACAGCCCAGCAACAACCAGAAGGAACACCAACTTTGGATTCGCTGGCACGTGATTTAACGCAAAGTGCTCGTGAAGATAAAATGGATCCCGTTGTCGGGCGGGAGCAAGAAGTTCGACGAGTTATCCAAATTTTAAGCCGTCGCACTAAAAACAACCCGGTTTTGATCGGTGAACCAGGGGTTGGTAAAACTGCAATTGCTGAGGGCTTAGCACAACGAATCGTGGCTGGAAATGTTCCTGAAGACATGGCTGGCAAACGAATTATGATGTTAGACATGGGCTCACTCGTTGCGGGTACTAAATATCGTGGTGAGTTTGAAGATCGTTTAAAAAAGGTGATTGATGAAATTTATCGTGATGGGCAAGTCATTTTGTTCATTGATGAATTACACACGCTAATCGGTGCTGGGGGTGCTGAAGGTGCAATTGATGCATCTAACATTTTGAAACCGGCATTAGCACGTGGAGAGTTACAAACTATTGGTGCTACAACATTAGATGAGTATCAAAAATATATTGAATCAGATGCAGCATTAGAACGACGTTTTGCAACTGTCCAGGTTGATGAACCAACAGAAAACGAATCGATTGCTATCCTTAAAGGGCTGCGTAGTCGTTATGAAGAACATCACCATGCGGAAATTACCGATGAAGCGGTTGAACAGGCAGTTAAATTATCAGCTCGTTACATTAGTGATCGTTTCTTACCCGATAAGGCCATTGATTTAATGGATGAGGCCGGCGCCAAAGTACGAATTGATGCACAAGACAAACCTTCAAAGCGTTCTAAACAAGCTGATAAACTAACTAAGTTAAGAGCACAAAAAGAAACAGCCATTGAATCGCAAGATTTTGATTTAGCTGCTAAACTACGACAGCAAGAGTTAAAATTAAAAAATAAATTGGAACAACAAGTTGCCGGGGATGATGATGAAAAACCGCATTATGATTTACAGGTAACGGAAGAAGACGTTGCTCAAGTTGTGGCAGAGTGGACTGGAATTCCATTGACACAGTTACAAAAAAGCGAAAGCGATCGTTTAGTGAATCTGGAAAAAGTACTTCATGAACGTGTAATTGGTCAATCAGAAGCCGTTTCTGCGGTGTCACGGGCAATTCGACGGGCCCGAAGTGGATTGAAAGATCCAAATCGTCCCATTGGTTCATTTATGTTCCTTGGACCAACCGGTGTTGGAAAAACAGAACTAGCTAAAGCTTTGGCAGAAGCAATGTTTGGTTCAGAAGACAATATGATCAGAGTCGACATGTCTGAATATATGGAAAAATACAGCACAAGTCGGTTGATTGGTGCTGCACCAGGGTATGTTGGTTATGATGAAGGTGGACAATTAACCGAAAAAGTTCGGCAACATCCTTATTCAGTAGTTTTACTTGATGAAGCTGAAAAAGCCCATCCGGACGTTTTTAATTTACTGTTACAAGTACTTGATGATGGTTACTTGACGGATGCAAAGGGACGGCGAGTTGATTTTCGAAATACTATTTTGATTATGACTTCTAACCTTGGTGCAACGACTTTACGTGATGAAAAGGAAGTTGGCTTTGGTGCCAAGGACGTTCAAGCTGATTACAAGGCAATGTCATCAGCAATTATGGAACAATTAAAGCTGCATTTCAGGCCGGAATTTTTGAATCGAATCGATGAGACAGTTGTGTTCCATTCATTAACGAAACCAGAATTACATCAAATTGTTAAATTAATGTCCAAACAAGTGATCAAACGAGTTGCTGAACAAGCAATTAACGTAAAGATTACATCGGCAGCAATTGATGTCGTTGCCGACGCTGGATTTGATCCAGAATACGGTGCACGACCAATCCGCCGAGCATTGCAAACACAAGTTGAAGACCGATTGAGCGAGGCAATGCTTGCCGGTGACATCAAAATTGGTGATACGGTAACAATTGGTGCACGCAACAGTAAGATTAGACTTAGTGTTGTCGACGATCAGCAGAATTCAAGATTAATTGAGGACGGGAGTGTGAAGCAAGGCGGTTAAGCTCTGAGCATTAGCATAATATATTTAATAATCCCTGAGCTTGGGATTATTGAATATATTGGGCTAAGCGGAAGAGCTTGCCTTGCGAAACACGTTCAATCCATAAAAGCAAAGAAAGGGTGCAGCAAAAATTGCTGCACTCTTTGTTTGAAAATAAAACAATTTCAACCAGTGCAAATCTGCTAAATATTGTTAACCAAAGTGTTGGAAAAGGTGAGTCAAACACCACCAAAGCTCGTTAACAACCACAATCTAAAAATTTAGGTTGTCAAAAGTCAAAATTCAGGTGATAATTGAACTTGCAATTGGGAACAAGAAGAATGAAAATGGAGTATGCGAGTTATAACTAAGGGGTAGATGAAATGAAACGAGCTGAGCAATTGGAAAAAACAAGAACATCAATTTTAAATACGGCTAGGAAACTTTTTTTACAAAATGGGTATCAAGGAACTTCTACAAGAGATATCGCAAGTCAGATTGGAATAACGCAACCGGCATTGTATCACCATTTTAGTGATAAAGAGGTTATCTTTTTAGAAGTAATCTCACAGGTTGGTAGTGAAGTCCGTAATGGAATTAACAAGGTAATGCGTAAAAGTGATTTAGATCCAGTCGATCGTTTGACTCAGATTACGCAGGTTATCACACATTTGCATCCAAATAACGTTTTTTCACTGATTCATGGCAGCTTTAAAGAGCTTAAGCCAGGGAGCCAACGTAAATTAGCCATGATTTTTAACATGGATTATTTGGATCCAATTTCAGAATACTTCAAATTGCCAGAGGTTCAGTTACGTCCTGAGATTCTACCATCTGAAGCAGCAGAGTTCTTTATATCTAGCTTGAGTCCTATCTTTACAAGCTTCCACCGAATTGGCGGCGACTCATTGTCAGATGAGGAACAAACGAGATTACTGTTACGCTTAATTTTATTTGGAATTGCCCAAGAAAAATAGTCAGCATGGTGTTCACTGCTTGACTTATCAATAAAAAAAACTTATACTACTTTCTGTATGTAACTGTGAGTTTATTTGAACCGTGTGATCTATTGTCCATACGATTCTTCATATGAAACCAAAGACAGCAATGCTGTTTTTGGATTTTTTTTGCTCAAAAGTTGATAAAATTGCAATTTGTAATCAAATTGTAATATTTCTTTTGAGATAAACGCACTGAATAAATTTGAGAGGTGAACAGCTTGGCCGGACATTTAGTTAAATACGGTAAACACCGTACCCGTCGTAGTTACTCACGAATCAAGGAAGTTCTTGATTTGCCTAACCTGATCGAAATCCAAAGCGATTCTTATCAATGGTTCTTGGATGAAGGTCTCCGGGAAATGTTTGATGACATTATGCCGATTGATGATTTCCAGGGTAACTTGTCCCTAGAATTTGTTGATTATCAATTATTAGACCCGAAGTATACAGTGGATGAGGCACGTGAACATGATGCCAATTATTCTGCTCCTTTGCATGTTACTCTACGTTTAACAAACCACGAAACTGGTGAAATTAAATCGCAAGATGTATTCTTTGGTGACTTCCCATTAATGACTGATCAAGGAACTTTTATCATTAATGGTGCAGAACGGGTAATCGTTTCACAATTGGTTCGTTCGCCAGGAATTTACTTTAATGAAACATTAGATAAAAATGGTCGTCCTAGTTTTGGGGCAACTTTTATTCCTAACCGTGGAGCTTGGCTTGAATATGAAACAGATGCCAAGGGAATTTCGTATGTTCGGATTGACCGAACTCGTAAGGTTCCATTGACAGAATTAGTTCGTGCCTTAGGATTCGGTTCTGACGATGAAATTATTGAAATGCTTGGGAATAACGAGTCATTGTCATTGACGATTGATAAAGATATTCACAAGAATAACGAAGATTCACGTGTTGAAGAATCGTTGAAAGATATTTACGAACGACTCCGTCCAGGTGAACCCAAAACAGCTGACTCATCACGTAGTCTGTTAACAGCACGTTTCTTTGATCCAAAACGATACGATATGGCTCCTGTTGGCCGTTATAAGACTAATAAGAAGCTTGATTTGAAGACTCGTTTATTAAACCAAACGTTAGCTGAAACACTGGCTGATCCAGAAACTGGTGAAGTAATTGCTCAAAAAGGTGACATTGTCACTAAAGAAGTGATGCATGATTTAGCACCATATTTGGATCAAGATGACTTCAAGACGATCACATATAATCCATCTGAAGAAGCTGTTGTTACAGAACCAGTCGAATTACAAAAAATTATGGTTTACTCAAAGGTTGATCCAGAACGTGAAGTACCAATGATTGGTAACGGTCATATTGACTTAAAACTCAAGCATATTCAACCTGCTGATATCTTAGCTTCAATGAGTTACTTCTTTAACTTACAAGAAGGTATTGGTAACACAGATGATATTGATCACTTGGGTAACCGTCGTATTCGTTCGGTTGGTGAATTACTTCAAAACCAATTCCGAATCGGTTTATCACGGATGGAACGTGTTGTTCGTGAACGGATGTCAATCCAAGATAGCGCTACTGTGACACCACAACAATTGATCAACATTCGACCAGTTGTGGCTTCAATCAAGGAATTCTTTGGTTCATCACAACTATCACAATTCATGGATCAAACTAACCCACTTGGCGAACTAACGCATAAACGTCGTCTATCAGCCTTGGGACCTGGTGGTTTGACTCGTGATCGTGCCGGTTATGAAGTTCGTGATGTGCACTATACGCATTACGGCCGGATGTGTCCGATTGAAACACCTGAAGGCCCTAACATTGGTTTGATCAATAGTCTGTCAAGCTATGCGCGGGTTAACAAGTATGGATTCATCGAAACACCATATCGTCGTGTTTCTTGGGATACACACATGGTTACTGATCGAATTGATTATTTAACCGCCGATGAAGAAGATAACTTTGTTATTGCACAAGCTAACTCGCCATTGAAAGATGACGGTGCGTTTGTTGATGATACCGTTATGGCTCGTTCAAAATCAGAAAATATTGAAACTAGCATTGAAAACATTGACTATATGGATGTTTCACCTAAACAAGTAGTTTCTGTTGCCACTGCATGTATTCCTTTCTTGGAAAACGATGATTCTAACCGTGCCTTGATGGGTGCCAACATGCAACGTCAAGCGGTTCCTTTGCTCGATCCTCATTCACCACTAGTTGGTACTGGGATTGAATATAAAGCAGCCCATGACTCTGGTGTTGCTTTGCTAGCTAAATATCCTGGGACAGTTGAATATGTTGATGCACGTGAAATTCGTGTTCGACGTGAAGACAGTGCTTTAGATACCTACAAATTAATGAAATTCCGCCGTTCAAATGGTGGTAAAAACTACAACCAACGTCCAATTGTTAAATTAGGCGATCAAGTCGATGCTAGTGAAATCTTAGCTGATGGGCCATCAATGGAAAACGGTGAATTAGCATTAGGCCAAAACCCATTGATTGCCTTCATGACATGGCAAGGTTATAACTTCGAAGATGCCATTGCGATTAATGAACGTTTAGTTCGTGATGACGTTTATACTTCAATTCATATTGAATCATATGAGTCAGAAGCACGTGATACAAAACTTGGACCAGAAGAAATGACTCGTGAACTTCCTAACGTCGGTGAAGATGCTTTGAAAGACCTTGACGATGATGGAATTGTCCGTGTTGGTGCTGAAGTTCAAGATGGTGATATCTTAGTTGGTAAGGTTACTCCTAAGGGTGTGACTGAATTATCTGCTGAAGAACGTTTACTCCATGCTATCTTTGGTGAAAAATCACGTGAAGTTCGTGATACATCATTGCGGGTACCTCATGGTGGTGGCGGAATCATCCAAGATGTTAAAATCTTTACTCGTGAAAACGGGGATGAATTATCACCTGGTGTTAACATGATGGTTCGTGTCTACATTGCTCAAAAACGTAAGCTTCAAGTTGGAGATAAAATGGCTGGACGTCATGGTAACAAAGGGACTGTCTCTGTGGTTATTCCACAAGAAGATATGCCATACATGCCAGATGGAACACCAGTTGATATCATGCTTAGCCCCATGGGTGTGCCTTCACGTATGAATATCGGTCAAGTTATCGAATTGCATTTAGGAATGGCTGCTAGAAAGTTAGGCATTCACGTTGCAACTCCAGTCTTTGATGGTGCCAATGATGATGATGTTTGGGAAGCTGTTAAAGAAGCCGGCTTACCAGCTGATGGTAAGACTGTGCTTTATGACGGCCGTACTGGGGAAGCATTTGATAATCGTATCGCCGTTGGTGTGATGCATTATATGAAACTTGCCCACATGGTTGATGATAAGATTCATGCTCGTTCAATCGGACCTTACTCATTAGTTACCCAACAACCACTTGGTGGGAAAGCACAATTTGGTGGCCAACGTTTCGGTGAAATGGAAGTTTGGGCATTGGAAGCTTATGGTGCTGCTTATACACTGCAAGAAATTTTGACGTACAAGTCAGATGATGTGGTCGGCCGTGTTAAAACTTATGAAGCCATTGTTAAGGGTGAACCAATTCCAAAGCCTGGTGTACCAGAATCATTCCGTGTGCTGGTAAAAGAATTGCAAGCTCTTGGATTGGACATGAAAGTGCTTGATGGCAAACATCAAGAAATCGAACTCCGTGATATGGATGAAGATGGTGACGATGTTGTCAATGTTGATGCATTGAGTAAATATGCTGAAAAGCAGGCACAACAAAATCAGGCACCAGTACAAGATGCTCAAGTTAAAGGCCAGGCGCCACAAGAAGAAACTAAGCAAGATTAATTCGCAAATAATTGCAGTTATTAAGTTAAGGAGGATCATCCTTTGATTGATGTCAATAATTTTGAAAGCATGCAAATCGGTCTGGCATCACCAGATAAGATTCGCAGTTGGTCGTATGGGGAAGTAAAAAAGCCCGAAACAATCAACTACCGAACTTTGAAACCAGAACGTGACGGCTTGTTTGATGAACGAATTTTCGGACCTACTAAGGACTGGGAATGTGCTTGTGGTAAGTACAAGCGGATTCGTTATAAAGGTGTTGTGTGTGATCGTTGTGGGGTTGAAGTTACTCGTTCTAAAGTACGTCGTGAACGGATGGGCCATATTGAATTGGCTGCACCTGTAACTCATATTTGGTACTTTAAGGGTATTCCAAGTCGAATGGGTCTTGTACTAGACATGAGCCCACGCGCTTTGGAAGAAATCATTTACTTTGCATCATATGTTGTCTTAGATGGTGGTGATACACCACTTGAAAAGAAACAACTATTGTCAGAGCGTGATTATCGTGATAAAAAGTTGGAATATGGCAACAAGTTCAGTGCTGAAATGGGTGCTGAAGCTATTCGAAAGTTGCTTGAAGAAGTTGATCTTAAAAAAGAAGCTGCTGAATTAAAGGAACAATTGAAAGAGGCTTCTGGCCAAAAACGGACGCGTGCCGTTCGTCGTTTGGACATTTTGGAAGCATTCCTCAAGTCAGGTAACAAGCCTGATTGGATGGTAATGGATGTTGTCCCAGTTATGCCTCCAGATCTACGACCAATGGTTCAGTTGGAAGGTGGCCGTTTTGCTACATCTGACTTGAATGATTTGTACCGTCGAGTTATCAACCGTAATAACCGTCTCAAACGTTTACTAGATTTGAACGCTCCTGGAATTATTGTTCAAAACGAAAAGCGGATGTTACAAGAGGCCGTTGATGCTTTAATTGATAATGGTCGTCGTGGACGTCCAGTTGCCGGTCCCGGTAACCGTCCATTGAAGTCACTATCTCATTTATTAAAGGGTAAGCAAGGACGATTCCGTCAAAACTTACTTGGCAAGCGGGTTGATTATTCTGGCCGTTCCGTTATCGATGTTGGTCCTTCATTACGAATGAACCAAATGGGCCTTCCTGTGCCAATGGCAATGGAATTGTTCAAACCATTTATCATGAAAGAATTGGTTAAACGGGATTTGGCTTCTAACATTAAGAATGCTAAGCGTAAGATCGATCGTAAAGATGATGATGTGTATGATGTTTTGGAAGATGTGATTAAGGAACACCCAGTGTTACTTAACCGAGCACCTACATTGCATCGTTTGGGAATTCAAGCTTTTGAGCCAGTTTTGGTATCAGGAAAAGCAATGCGAGTTCATCCACTTGTGTGTGAAGCTTACAATGCCGATTTTGATGGTGACCAAATGGCCATTCACGTGCCTTTATCTGATGAAGCTCAAGCAGAAGCACGGTTATTAATGCTTGCTGCGGGTCATATTCTAGCTCCTCGTGATGGAAAACCAGTGGTTACACCATCACAAGATATGGTTATCGGTAACTATTACCTGACAACTGAAGATGCTGGTCGTGAAGGCGAAGGAATGATCTTCAAGGATAGTGACGAAGCCCGTACAGCATATCAAAATGGTTACGTTCATTTGCATTCACGTGTTGGTGTCTTGGCTTCTTCAATGGATGCTAAGCCATTTACTACTGAACAAAAGAGTAAGGTATTGATGACAACTGTTGGAAAATTGATTTTCAATGATATTTTACCAACAGATTTCCCATACCTGAACGAACCAACTAACGATAACTTAACTGATAATATTAGTGACAAGTATTTCTTGGCTCCTGGTGAGGATCTAAAAGCACATTTTGCTGATGCACCATTGATTCCACCATTCAAGAAAGGCTTTCTATCAGATATTATCGCTGAGGTTTACAAGAAGTATAAGGTTACGGCCACTTCATTATTGTTGGACCGAATGAAAGATTTAGGTTATGACGAATCAACTATTTCTGGCTTAACAGTGGGTATCTCAGATATCACTGATTTAAAAGAAAAACCTGAGATTATTGCTAAGGCACATAAAGAAGTTGCCACCGTTTCTAAGCAATTCCGTCGTGGATTGATTACTGACGATGAACGATATGAGCGTGTTATCGGTATTTGGAATGATGCTAAAGATGAAGTACAACAAAAACTGATTGATAGCATGGATCTGCATAACCCCATCAATATGATGAGTGATTCCGGTGCCCGTGGTAATATTTCAAACTTTACTCAATTAGCAGGTATGCGTGGATTGATGGCTGCTCCTAATGGTAAAATCATGGAATTACCGATCATTTCAAACTTCCGTGAGGGATTAACTGTGTTGGAAATGTTTATTTCTACCCATGGTGCCCGTAAAGGTATGACTGATACGGCCCTTAAAACGGCCAACTCAGGTTACTTGACTCGGCGATTAGTCGATGTTGCGCAAGACGTCATTGTTCGTGAAAAGGATTGTGGAACTGATCGTGGTTTGAAAGTTACATCAATTACTGATGGTAATGAAATGATCGAACCTTTATATGATCGTATTTTAGGCCGATACACGATGAAGTCAGTTGCTAATCCTGATACGGGTGCCCAGATCATTGGTAAGAACATGATGATTGATGAAGATGCTGCGCAAGCAATTATCGATGCTGGTGTTACTGAAGTTACTATTCGTTCAGCATTCACATGTAATACTAAACATGGTGTTTGCGAACGTTGTTACGGCCGTAATGCTGCTACTGGTGACAAAGTTGAAGCCGGTGAAGCTGTCGGAACCGTTGCTGCTCAATCAATTGGTGAACCAGGAACGCAATTAACAATGCGTAACTTCCATACTGGTGGTGTGGCTGGTAACGAAGATATTACTCAAGGACTTCCTCGTATTCAAGAAATTGTTGAATCACGAAACCCTAAAGGTAAATCTGAAATTACTGAAGTTACAGGTACAGTTGAATCAATCGAAGAAAATCCAGCTGAACGGACCAAAGAAGTTACAATCAAGGGTGAAACAGATACCAGAACGTACACTTTGCCTATCATTTCTCGGATGAGAGTTGCTGAAGGTGACTTCATCCATCGTGGAACTGCGCTTAATGATGGATCAATTGATCCTAAAGAGTTGTTGCAAGTTCGTGATGTCTTATCTACTGAAACTTACCTGTTAGGTGAAGTTCAGAAGGTTTACCGTATGCAAGGGGTAGAAATTCTAGATAAGCACGTGGAGATCATGATTCGTCAAATGATGCGCAAGGTTCGGATCATGGATCCCGGTGATACAGATGTATTGCCAGGTGCCTTGATGGATATTGATGAATTCCGTGATGATAATTATAAGACACTGATTGCTGGTGGCGTTCCAGCTACTGGCCGTCCAGTAATCTTGGGTATCACGAAAGCCGCACTTGAAACTAACAGTTTCTTGTCAGCTGCTTCATTCCAAGAAACAACCCGTGTGTTAACTGATGCTGCTATTCGTGGCAAAAATGACCCATTAGTTGGTTTGAAGGAAAATGTTATCATCGGGAAGATTATTCCTGCTGGTACAGGAATGGCTGAGTATCGTGGTATTAAGCCTAAAGAAGTTGGCGTTGCGTCAACTGAAGGGGTTTACTCAATTAGCGATATTGAGAAACAGATGAAAGAAAAAGAGTAGAGTGTGAAAAGCCACGTTTAAATGTCGTGGTGTAACGTAAAAAGAGCAGGTACGATTCGAATTCTAAATCGTACCTGCTCTTTTTACGTTGCACAATAGACATTTGCGGCTTTTTACACGTTTGATCAATTAAAATAAAAAATAGTATCCTCATAAAGTTGTCATATTTCGATAAAAGTAAACAAATTAGGAAAACTAACCACAAACAGAAAAGAAAATGATAAAAATGGAACAAAGGCCAATTGTCCTTTATGTTTCATAACAACGAAATATAATATTGCAACAGAAGAACTAATTGCCAATACAACCATTGTTACTGTGAACCCAGATATAAGTTGAAACAAAATGATTAATTCAACGTCACCAAATCCAATTCCGTGAGTTACCAAAACAAAAAATCCTAGAATCAAAAGTGTTGCCAATAGTAATAGCCAATTTTGTAACGAGAATCCATTCCAACGCACTAGAATTAACAGTCCAGGTACAAATCCAATCAGGCTAGGACTGTAAATAAAATGTTGGAATTGGTCTGTAGCAGCACAAAAAGTTAGCGTTGAGCTAATGCAAATCCAAGCCAAACTTGGTGTCAATTCATATTGTGGTAGGGTAGTGAAAAATAATCCCAGTGCAATTTCATTGATTGTGGAGAATGCAGAAATCAATTTGTGACAAAAATGACAACGTCCATGCTGCATGATATAACCTAAAATTGGAATCAATTGCCAATTTCTAAGTTGCCGGTTACATTGATCACAGTGGGAACGAGGTACAATTATCGATTGGTGCGTAACTATTCTAGCTGCACATAAAGTTAAGAATGATGCAAGACAGGCGCCATAAACAAAGTATAAAATTTTTAACATAAATATCCCTCCTAATATATAACTACGCAAAAAAGGGCTATTTTTTATTTTTTTAGTTTCAAATTTAATTTTTGATGTGAAAGAACGTTGACACTCTAGTTTTGGCGTGCTATCCTAATAAAGGTGCTTTTTTAGCAACGCAGTTACTCTGTCGAACGACAGGCTTGTGCTGTCGTCGATGAGTATCACAATTTAACACGATCTTTGTGTGTTTTTTTTTACGAGATAAAAAGAACCACCTGGATGTGTGGACTTAAAACGAACTTAAGAACGAGAAAGGGGAACTAATTTCATGCCTACAATTAACCAATTGGTACGTAAAGGACGCAAGTCCCATAGTAAAAAGTCAAATGCTCCTGCATTGAGCTTTGGCTATAACAGTTACAAAAAGTCAGCAGTTGTTAACCCATCACCACAAAAACGAGGAGTTGCTACCCGTGTCGGTACTATGACACCCAAAAAGCCTAACTCTGCTTTACGTAAGTATGCGCGTGTGCGTTTATCTAACTTGATCGAAGTTACAGCTTATATTCC
This window encodes:
- a CDS encoding CtsR family transcriptional regulator, with product MEGQNISDIIEQYLKSILSDSEHVEIRRSEIANLFDVVPSQINYVIKTRFTIQNGYLVESKRGGGGYIRIERVNLLDDVGVLNTLISVIGDEINEHDAVSIIQTLYDEDVISRREADLMAVMVSKETLALADRQVANVLRAHVLISLLNRLRYES
- a CDS encoding ATP-dependent Clp protease ATP-binding subunit gives rise to the protein MNNLFTPSAKNVLVLAQEQAKYFKHQAVGTEHLLLALSIEQNGIANKVLQQFTVTEDDIREEIERFTGYGTLSNVDKDTYLPYSPKAKEVLAVAGDEAKRLGAVKIGTEHLLLALLSDESILSSRILMNLNVDLVQTRKIILRRLGVTDTPKRHQANRAKTAQQQPEGTPTLDSLARDLTQSAREDKMDPVVGREQEVRRVIQILSRRTKNNPVLIGEPGVGKTAIAEGLAQRIVAGNVPEDMAGKRIMMLDMGSLVAGTKYRGEFEDRLKKVIDEIYRDGQVILFIDELHTLIGAGGAEGAIDASNILKPALARGELQTIGATTLDEYQKYIESDAALERRFATVQVDEPTENESIAILKGLRSRYEEHHHAEITDEAVEQAVKLSARYISDRFLPDKAIDLMDEAGAKVRIDAQDKPSKRSKQADKLTKLRAQKETAIESQDFDLAAKLRQQELKLKNKLEQQVAGDDDEKPHYDLQVTEEDVAQVVAEWTGIPLTQLQKSESDRLVNLEKVLHERVIGQSEAVSAVSRAIRRARSGLKDPNRPIGSFMFLGPTGVGKTELAKALAEAMFGSEDNMIRVDMSEYMEKYSTSRLIGAAPGYVGYDEGGQLTEKVRQHPYSVVLLDEAEKAHPDVFNLLLQVLDDGYLTDAKGRRVDFRNTILIMTSNLGATTLRDEKEVGFGAKDVQADYKAMSSAIMEQLKLHFRPEFLNRIDETVVFHSLTKPELHQIVKLMSKQVIKRVAEQAINVKITSAAIDVVADAGFDPEYGARPIRRALQTQVEDRLSEAMLAGDIKIGDTVTIGARNSKIRLSVVDDQQNSRLIEDGSVKQGG
- a CDS encoding TetR/AcrR family transcriptional regulator; the encoded protein is MKRAEQLEKTRTSILNTARKLFLQNGYQGTSTRDIASQIGITQPALYHHFSDKEVIFLEVISQVGSEVRNGINKVMRKSDLDPVDRLTQITQVITHLHPNNVFSLIHGSFKELKPGSQRKLAMIFNMDYLDPISEYFKLPEVQLRPEILPSEAAEFFISSLSPIFTSFHRIGGDSLSDEEQTRLLLRLILFGIAQEK